The genomic DNA ACAGCTTTACCTTCCATTACTGGAAGAGATGCTTCAGGTCCAATGTTACCAAGACCAAGTACAGCTGTTCCGTCTGTCACAACTGCTACCATATTTCCCTTCATCGTATATTCATATACCTTACTTTTATCGTCATAAATTTCTTTACAAGGTTCTGCAACCCCTGGAGAATATGCAAGACTTAAATCTTTTGCATTTTCTACTTTTACTTTTGATACAGTTTCTAATTTTCCTTGATGCACTTTATGCATGTGAAGTGCTTCTTCACGAAGTGTTGACAAACTATCCACTCTCCTCAAATTATTCTTGCTGATATCAATTTCTCCAAGTGGTCTGACCACGAACACTACTACTATAATAATCGAAGTGTAGGGAAATTGTCCATTATATTTTCACAACTACATTTTCTTCCCCGACAATTTCACGAAGTGCTCCTAAACATTCTTCACTTGGATGAATCGATAAACTCCGAGATAATTGTACCATTTTATGTTCCTTTTCATAATAAATTAGTACTTTCGCAAAACCTGAATAGTCGAACAATATTTTCGTAACCTGATTTAAAAGCTTTTTCTCATACTGAGACGGCAATTTCACGTAAACAGATGCGTCTTTCTTTTCTTCATAAACATCCATTTCCTCTAGCGGATATAGACCATTTACAATCCATTGCAGCTTATGATTTCTTAGCTCAATCGTACCGTCAACTAAAACAATTGCTCCTTCTTGTAACTTGTCCGAGAAATGTATATACGTTTCCGGGAAGAGGACTGCTTCCATTTCATCATTTTGATCACAGAATGTAATAAATGCCATCTTTTGAAACTTTTTCGTACGAATCACTCTCACACTTGTTATATACACAATAGCTCTTTGTACTTTTTTCTTGTGTCGCATCGCCTGAGCGAGAGATGGAATTTCTAATTCTTTTGCTAACTTTACATACTGCGCTGTCGGATAACTTGATAAATAAAAGCCAAGTGCTTCCTTCTCTTTATTTAGTTGTTCAATAAAAGATAGCTCTTCTCCTTGTACGTATTTTGATTTTGGAACAGCATCTCCTAAATCACGTGCGAGATTCGCGTACTCTAATGCCCCTTTAATACTTTTCCATAAATTCGTTCTCGAAACACCAAAATCATCAAAACATCCGGACCAGACGAAAGCTTCTAAATTGCGCTCCGTCACAAACTTTGACGGCATACGGAGACAAAATTCAAACAAATCTTCGAACATTTTTTTCTTTCGTTCTTCTAATAATGCCGTCACTGTAGCCATTCCAATATTTCGGATCGAAAGTAAACTGTAACGTATCGCATTCCCTTCTATTTGGAAGTTGTAACCACTTCTCTGAAGAGACGGCGGCAAAACGTGAAAGCCTTTCCGCTTCGTTTCTCGTATATACTGTACAATTTTATCTTCATTTCCAATTGCACTTGATAATAATGCCGTCATAAATTCCAGCGTATAGTTCGCTTTCAAATAGGCAAGCTGATATCCGATCATACTGTAAGCTACAGCGTGACTTCGGTTAAAACCGTAATTCGCAAATCTTACAATTAAATCATAAATTTTCTCAGCAGACGTCTCATCATAACCATTTTGCAAACACCCTTGAACAAAATGCTTACGTTCCTGATCTAAAATATCACGATTTTTTTTACTCACTGCACGGCGCAGTAAATCTGCTTCTCCGAGCGAAAACCCTGCTAACTTCGATGCAATTTGCATAATTTGTTCTTGGTATACAATGACGCCGTATGTTCTTTCTAAAATTGGCTTTAAATCCGGATGTAAATATTCAATTTTTCTTTTTCCATGTTTCGATTCAATAAAGGTTGGTATCTGTTCCATCGGCCCCGGTCTGTATAACGAGTTAACAGCTACGATATCTTCAAACTCATTCGGTTTTAACCCGCGAAGTACATTTCGCATACCACCTGACTCAAGCTGGAATACACCTGTTGTATCCCCTCTCCCTAATAATTGGAACGTCTTTTCATCTTGAAGAGGTAAGTTTCTTATATCGATTTCTTTCCCTGTTTTGTTCGCGATAAATTTTATAATATTTTCAAGTAACGTTAAATTACGTAACCCTAAAAAGTCCATCTTAAGCAACCCAAGTTCTTCTAGCGCATCAGCTGGATATTGCGTAACATAAACATCGTTATGTCCTTCTTGAATTGCTACACTGCCTGTTAACGGTTCTTGACTCATAATAACGCCAGCCGCATGAATAGACGTATGACGTGGTAAACCTTCTACACGTTTTGCGATTTCAAACACACGCTCATGCAGAAGATTCCCTTGTATAAACTCACGAAGTGATTGTGATTCTTCATATGCATCTTTTAACGTTATACCGAGCTTTGATGGGATAAGTTTTGAAAATATATCAATATCTCGTGGCGGAAGCCCCATTACGCGGGCAATGTCTCTAATTGCTGCTTTTGCTGCAAGCGTACCAAACGTTACAATTTGCGCAACACGAAGCTGACCGTATTTATCTTTCACATAGCGAATCATCTCATCACGTCTTATGTCTGGAAAATCAATATCAATATCGGGAAGCGTCACACGTTCAGGATTTAAAAACCTTTCAAATAATAGATCGTATTCAATCGGATCAATATCTGTAATTTCTAATACGTATGAGACGAGTGAACCAGCTGCCGATCCACGACCTGGTCCTGTTAAAATATGATTTTCATGTGCATACTTCATAAAATCCCATACGATGAGGAAATAATCACTAAATCCCATACGAGAAATAACATTTAATTCATGATTTAAACGCTTTATATGCACTTCTTTCGGCGCACCATATCGTTTCCGCAAACCTTCTTCACAAACACGACGCAAGTATATATCACTCGTTTCGTTAGACGGAACAGGAAACTTCGGAAGTTGATTTACATGGAACGGTATTTCTACTTGGCAACGCTCTGCAATTTTTATTGTATTTTGGATTGCTTCCGGCGCATGGGAAAATAGTGCTTCCATTTCATCCGATGATTTTAAATAATATTGATCTGTTTTCAGCCTCGGCCTATCTGGATCAGTCATTTTCGTTCCACTTTCAACAGATAGTAAACATTCGTGAACAAGTGCGTCACTTTGATTGATATAACGCACATCGTTTGTTGCAACGACTGGAATATTAACCCTACTAATAAATTCAGGTAGCTTCTCTTGTAAAAGCAACTCATCTTGAATTGCATGATGCTGCAAACTCATATAAAAATGGCCGAACATATTTTGATATGTTCGAGCTACTTCTTCAGCCTGACTCTCATTGTCTTCTAGTAATAATTGCTCAATTTCGCCATCTTTACCTGGTGAAATAGCAATTAATCCTTTCGCATAATGCGCAAGCCACTTCTTAGGGATACCTTCTTTGGACTTTGTCATAATACTGCTAGAAATCTTTAATAAATTTTGGTAGCCTATTTCATTCTCAGCAAGTAATACAAGCGGATAAGACCTTTCTTCTTCTTCACTAAAAATAGAAGCGGTTAATCCAATAACAGGCTGTATACCATGTTTCTTACATGCTTTATAAAACGGAATAACGCCATACATAACATTTTCATCCGTAATAGCCAGCGATGAGAAACCAAGTTCTTTCGCCCTGACTACAAGCTCATCAATTTTACAAGCACTTTTTAATAAACTAAAAACGGTTTGACATTGTAAATGCACAAACTTCACTGTTGTACCCTCTCTTTACCTATTTGACTACTTTTATTATAGGTGATGAGGAAAGCGGAAATCAAAACATACTTCTTATACTTTGTCCATATATATGAAGAAGAAAGGGGAATGACGATGGATGTAAGAGAACATACTTTTTTCTCTCTGCTTATTATTAGTTATTTTATTGCCTTTGGGGTTATACTTGGCGGTTCATTAATTGGTGGATTTGGTGCGTTTCTTATCGGAAAACCAGCTCTAACTTACATTAATCAATTCGCCCAAAATTTAAGAATTTGGGCACTCGTTGCAGCAATCGGCGGAACATTCGATACCTTTTATAGCTTTGAAAGAAGTTTCTTTGGCGGAGATATGAAAGATATCGTAAAACAAATTCTCCTTATTTTTTTCGCAACTGGTGGTATGCAAACAGGTCTCATTATTATTAAATGGCTAACGCAGGAACATGTATGAGAGTACCAAGTGCCAATACAGCAAAAAGATGGTACTTAGTATTAGCTGGTGCTGCTGTTGGAGGCGTGTTGAGCTGGTTTATTTTTTTGTACATATACGGTGTTTTTCAAGAAGAACAAGCTAGTAAAATAGCAGAACAAAGAGAAATTATAGAAAAACAAGAAGCAAAACTCCACGTCCTTCTCGAAGATCAAGAAAAATTGAACACTGAAAATAAACGGCTCTTAACCATTCAAGAGATTAAAATAAAACTTATCAATCGAGAAAAATACGATTTAGACAATCTTACACTCGAAAATATGACTACATCTATCCATAATGATCTCCAGCATCTTTTAACGAAAAACATTCAAAGTATCGCAAAAAATAAAGACCTACTCAAAAAGGTAATCGAAAACAAGACGTACAAACATTACGATCGGCTATACCGTTTTAAAGTCGATACAATATCTTTTGATACAGTGCTTGAAATTAGCATTACTATAGAGAAAGAAAAATAAAGAAGGAGGGCTTTAGCGCCGCTCCTTCTTTTCGTTCTAACATATACTCTCTTATTTACAAATCTCACGTAAATCAGCAAAAAGACGATCCGCTTCTTCCCAAGAAGATGCCTTCGCACCAGAAGCCATCGGGTGTCCTCCGCCGTTATATTGCATTGCTAATTTGTTTATAACTGGTCCTTTTGAACGAAGACGAACACGAATTACGTCGTCTTCCTCTAAAAATAGAACCCACGCCTTTAATCCATCAATATTGCCAAGTGCTCCAACAACACCAGATGCTTCAGAAGAAAGTACATCAAACTCTTCTAATACTTCTTTCGTTAATTTAATGTAAGCTGCTCCTTCTTCTACCATCGTAAAGTTTTGTAAAATATAACCGTTTAAACGAGCAATTTTTTCTTTTGTCTTATACATTTCATTGTATAAATCTGTGAATTTCACACCCATATCAACAAGCTCACTTACGTAACGAAGTGTTTTTGCTGTTGTATTCGGGAATAAGAAACGACCTGTGTCCCCAACAATTCCAGCTAAAATAAGGCGAGCTGCTTCTTTTGTTATTTTTAATCCTTTATCTTTTCCATACGTGTAAAACTCATAAATCATTTCACTTGTAGAACTCGCTGCCGTATCTACCCACGTAATATCTCCATATGGATCTTCATTTGGATGATGATCAATTTTAATTAACATCTTCCCTTTTGTATAGCGTTGATCGTCAACACGTTCTTGATTCGCAGTATCACAAACGATAACAAGCGCATTTTCGTATACACTATCTTCAATATCATCCATTACTCTTAAGTACGCTAACGACGGTTCATTGTACCCAACCGTATAAATATTTTTCTCTGGAAACGATTCTTGTAGAATTGTACCAAGGCCACCCTGTGAACCTAATGCATCTGGGTCCGGACGCACGTGGCGATGAATAATAATTGTATCAAACTCTTTAATTGCTCCTAAAATTTGCTCATGCATATGTATAATCTCCTTTTTAATCAACTTCTTCGCTTTATCCTCCATTATAACGGAAAGTATTTCATACATGCGAACAATTGCTTTATAATAGAAGTTAGAAAGTTTAGATATTTCTTTTTCTTTTCTATTATTTTTCACAAAGCGATGGGAGTGTTCATTATGCCAGTATTAGTCTTCTGTATTATCGTCTCATTTATGTTGTACCTCTTTTACAAAACAAAATACTTTCGTACAAACCGCCCAATGGAAAAAGGTTGGCTCTCAGGAAAATCCGCAATGGCACTCGGTTCATTCGTTTTATTTTTCGGGGTAAACCAATTCTTTTTAGAACTTTCAACCGCTCGTATTATCGTTGGTATTTTATTCGTTCTATTTGGTAGTGCAAGT from Bacillus cereus G9842 includes the following:
- the ytrI gene encoding sporulation membrane protein YtrI, which produces MRVPSANTAKRWYLVLAGAAVGGVLSWFIFLYIYGVFQEEQASKIAEQREIIEKQEAKLHVLLEDQEKLNTENKRLLTIQEIKIKLINREKYDLDNLTLENMTTSIHNDLQHLLTKNIQSIAKNKDLLKKVIENKTYKHYDRLYRFKVDTISFDTVLEISITIEKEK
- the dnaE gene encoding DNA polymerase III subunit alpha; this encodes MKFVHLQCQTVFSLLKSACKIDELVVRAKELGFSSLAITDENVMYGVIPFYKACKKHGIQPVIGLTASIFSEEEERSYPLVLLAENEIGYQNLLKISSSIMTKSKEGIPKKWLAHYAKGLIAISPGKDGEIEQLLLEDNESQAEEVARTYQNMFGHFYMSLQHHAIQDELLLQEKLPEFISRVNIPVVATNDVRYINQSDALVHECLLSVESGTKMTDPDRPRLKTDQYYLKSSDEMEALFSHAPEAIQNTIKIAERCQVEIPFHVNQLPKFPVPSNETSDIYLRRVCEEGLRKRYGAPKEVHIKRLNHELNVISRMGFSDYFLIVWDFMKYAHENHILTGPGRGSAAGSLVSYVLEITDIDPIEYDLLFERFLNPERVTLPDIDIDFPDIRRDEMIRYVKDKYGQLRVAQIVTFGTLAAKAAIRDIARVMGLPPRDIDIFSKLIPSKLGITLKDAYEESQSLREFIQGNLLHERVFEIAKRVEGLPRHTSIHAAGVIMSQEPLTGSVAIQEGHNDVYVTQYPADALEELGLLKMDFLGLRNLTLLENIIKFIANKTGKEIDIRNLPLQDEKTFQLLGRGDTTGVFQLESGGMRNVLRGLKPNEFEDIVAVNSLYRPGPMEQIPTFIESKHGKRKIEYLHPDLKPILERTYGVIVYQEQIMQIASKLAGFSLGEADLLRRAVSKKNRDILDQERKHFVQGCLQNGYDETSAEKIYDLIVRFANYGFNRSHAVAYSMIGYQLAYLKANYTLEFMTALLSSAIGNEDKIVQYIRETKRKGFHVLPPSLQRSGYNFQIEGNAIRYSLLSIRNIGMATVTALLEERKKKMFEDLFEFCLRMPSKFVTERNLEAFVWSGCFDDFGVSRTNLWKSIKGALEYANLARDLGDAVPKSKYVQGEELSFIEQLNKEKEALGFYLSSYPTAQYVKLAKELEIPSLAQAMRHKKKVQRAIVYITSVRVIRTKKFQKMAFITFCDQNDEMEAVLFPETYIHFSDKLQEGAIVLVDGTIELRNHKLQWIVNGLYPLEEMDVYEEKKDASVYVKLPSQYEKKLLNQVTKILFDYSGFAKVLIYYEKEHKMVQLSRSLSIHPSEECLGALREIVGEENVVVKI
- a CDS encoding DHH family phosphoesterase, whose amino-acid sequence is MHEQILGAIKEFDTIIIHRHVRPDPDALGSQGGLGTILQESFPEKNIYTVGYNEPSLAYLRVMDDIEDSVYENALVIVCDTANQERVDDQRYTKGKMLIKIDHHPNEDPYGDITWVDTAASSTSEMIYEFYTYGKDKGLKITKEAARLILAGIVGDTGRFLFPNTTAKTLRYVSELVDMGVKFTDLYNEMYKTKEKIARLNGYILQNFTMVEEGAAYIKLTKEVLEEFDVLSSEASGVVGALGNIDGLKAWVLFLEEDDVIRVRLRSKGPVINKLAMQYNGGGHPMASGAKASSWEEADRLFADLREICK
- a CDS encoding YtrH family sporulation protein, with the protein product MMRKAEIKTYFLYFVHIYEEERGMTMDVREHTFFSLLIISYFIAFGVILGGSLIGGFGAFLIGKPALTYINQFAQNLRIWALVAAIGGTFDTFYSFERSFFGGDMKDIVKQILLIFFATGGMQTGLIIIKWLTQEHV
- a CDS encoding YtpI family protein is translated as MPVLVFCIIVSFMLYLFYKTKYFRTNRPMEKGWLSGKSAMALGSFVLFFGVNQFFLELSTARIIVGILFVLFGSASVFNGFRQYKHFLPLAVKEAEVYEAT